The sequence CTCCTAATTCTTATTCTGATAGAAGTATATACATAGATGTAGATTTAAATGGTATAGAAAGAAAAGAATTGATAAAATCATTACTCTCATTAAGATATGAAAGAAATGATATGATACTTGAAAGAGCCAAGTTTAGGGTTAAGGGTGATGTTATTGATGTTTACCCTATATATCAAGATACAGTATATAGATTTGAGTTCTTTGATGATGAACTAGAGAAAATTTCAGAACTTAATACTTTAACATATAAAAAAGTTAGAGATATTAAAAGACTTAATTTAATGCCTGCGACTCATTATTTATCTGAAGTAGATACTAATACATTGGTGCAAAATATTAGAGAAGAAATGAATGAAAGAATTAAGTATTTTGAAGATAGATTACAACTTGTAGAAGCACAAAGAATTAAGCAAAGAACTGAATATGATTTAGAAATGATAAGAGAAATAGGATATTGTAAGGGTATGGAGAATTATTCAAGATATTTAACTGGAAAGAAAGTTGGAGAAGCTCCTTACACATTATTAGACTATTTCCCTGAGCCACCAGTAGTATTTTTAGATGAATCACATATAATGGTTCCACAAATAGGTGGTATGTCTAATGGTGATAGAAGTAGAAAAGAAATGTTAGTTAATCATGGATTTAGATTACCAAGTGCTTTGGATAATAGACCTCTAAGGCATGAAGAATTTTTCAATAAAGTAGAACAGGTAGTTTATGTTTCTGCAACACCTAGCGATTATGAAATTAATGAATCTAACGGTGAAATTATTGAATTACTTGTTAGACCTACGGGTATAGTTGAACCTAGTATAGAAATTAGACCAACAAAAAACCAAGTAGATAATCTTATGGATGATATAAATGAAAGAGTATCAAAGGGTGAAAGAATTTTAGTTACAACTTTAACTAAAAAGATGGCTGAAGAGTTAACAGAATATTATTTAAGTTATGGAATAAAAGTTAAATATATGCATTCTGAGATTTCAACTATAGATAGGGTTGAAATTGTAAAAGGATTAAGAAACGGAGAATTTGATGTTTTAGTTGGTATTAATTTATTAAGAGAAGGATTGGATTTACCAGAGGTTTCTTTAGTAGCTATCCTTGAAGCAGATAAAGAAGGATTTTTAAGATCGAGAAGATCTTTAATTCAAACTATGGGAAGAGCTGCAAGAAATGTAAATGGTCATGTAATACTATATGCTGATAAGATTACTAAATCTATGAAAGAGGCGATAGATGAGGTAAATAGAAGACGTGAAGTACAATTAAAATATAATGATGACAATAATATCATTCCAAAAAATGTAAAAGCACATATTACAGAATCTTTATTAGAATATAGTGATGAAAATGAAGATAAGGTAATAAATAAAATTGAATTTAAATCAGTTAAAGATTTAGAGAAAGAAATAAAAAAAGTAGAAACAGAAATGAAAAAGTTAGCTGAAAACTTCCAGTATGAATATGCTATAGAAAAACGTAATAGATTAAATGAATTGAAAAAAATGTTGATGGAGGTAATGTAATTGAAGTTAATATGTTATCCAAAATGTAGTACATGTCAAAAAGCACAAAAACATTTAGAATCTAAAAAACTTGTTTTTGAAAAGAGACATATAGTTGAAGAAAAATTAAGCATGGAAGAATTAAAAGAAATATATGAAAAATCAGGATTGGATATAAAAAAAATGTTCAATACTAGTGGGAATATGTATAAAGAGTTAAATTTAAAGGATAGATTAAACACTATGACTTTAGAAGAAAAGTTAGAACTGTTATCAACTAATGGCATGTTAGTAAAAAGACCTATATTATTATTTAGAGATAATGTAATAATAGGTTATGATGAAGAAAAATATAATAATATTTAGGAGTATTAATGAATAAAGTATTAACAGTATCGGAAATAGGAGAAATCTTAGAAAGAACATTTAACCAGTTATTTTTAGATGCATATGAAATTGAAGGAGAAATTTCAAATATCACTTATCAAAATACAGGACATCTTTATTTTACATTAAAGGATAAAAATGCACAAATAAAATGTGCAGTTTTCAGATATAAAGACAAGGGTATTATAAGAGATTTAAAAGATGGTGAAAAAATACAGGTTAAGGGAACTGTTAGTTTCTATAAACCTGGTGGTTCTGTTACTTTTAAAGTAACTAAATTACAAAGATTAGATTTGTTAGGTAAATTACATCAAGAATTAGAAAAACTTAAATTAAAATACTATGAAATGGGATATTTTGACGAAAACAAAAAAAAACCTATACCAAGAATAGTTAAGAGATTAGGTGTAATAACTTCACAAACTGGAGCTGCTATTCAAGATATAATAAATACTACACATAATAGAGATAAATATGTAGATATATTTCTTTATCCGGTAAAGGTGCAGGGTGAAGGTTCAAAAGAAGAAATCTCTAATGCTTTAAATTATTTCAATGATAATCAAGAAATATATAATTTAGATGCAATAATTGTAGGTCGTGGTGGTGGATCTATTGAAGATTTATGGTCTTTTAACGAAAAAGAAGTGGTTGAGGCTATATATAATTCAAAAATATTTGTAGTATCTGCAGTAGGACATGAAACAGATACACTTTTATCAGATTATGTTGCAGATTTAAGAGCTTCAACACCTACGCAGGCAGCAGAAAAAATAATAAAGAAATTAGAAGATGAAGAAAATACTTTAAAAACGTTTGAATATAAGATAAATAAAAGTTTAGAGAATAAATATAAAGTATTGAAAAATGAAATATTAAGTATTAAAAATTCATATATAATTAGAAAATTTGATGAAAGAATAAGTGAAAAAAGAATTATTTTATCTGATTTAGAAGATAAATTGATACAAAAATTAGAATATAAGTTTGAAAAGGTTAAGAATAATTTTGATAATATTAAATTGAAAATTAATATAAATAATGTCTATACAAAAATTGAGATGTTAAAGAACATGATAAATAATGAAAAAGTAAATTTAATTAAAAATATGAATATTAAAATTGAAAAGAAAAAGAATGAATTAGAGAATTTAAGATTAATTACGTCAAAGCATTCTAATGAAGATATACTTAAGAAAGGCTATACTATAACTACATATAAAGGTAAAGTAGTAAAGAGAAGTATAGATCTTTCTAAAGGAAGTAAAATTGAAACTATGTTTCTTGATGGATGTGTTGAAAGTAAAGTTGAATAGGAGGTATTATGAAAAGAGAAAATTATTTATCTTGGGATGAATATTTTATGGGAATTGCTTTTTTATCAGCTAATAGAAGTAAGGATCCTGTTACTCAAGTTGGTGCTTGTATAGTAAAAGACAGTAAAATTGTAGGAATAGGATATAATGGATTTCCTATGGGATCTAGTGATGATGAAATACCTTGGGGTAAAGAAGGTGATTTTTTAAATACTAAATATGCATATGTAGTACATGCTGAATTAAATGCAATACTAAATAGCAATAGAGATCTTAAAGGTTCAACAATTTATGTGACACATTTTCCTTGTAATGAATGTGCAAAAAGTATTATTCAAACAGGAATATCTAAAGTAGTGTTTTATTCTGATAAACATAAGGATAAAGACAGTAGTATAGCATCAAGAAGAATGCTTAATAATGCTGGTATAGAAATAGTTAAATTAGAATTAGGTATAGATGAATTAGTTATAAAATTTAAAGATTAAGAGGATAAAAAATGTATTTAAAGGCGTTAGAAATAAATGGATTTAAGTCTTTTTCAACTAAGACAGTAATAGATTTTACTCAAGGAATTACATCTATTGTTGGCCCTAATGGGAGTGGTAAAAGTAATATATTAGATGCAATACTATGGGTATTGGGAGAACAAAGCTATAAAAACATACGTGCTTCTATGAGTAGTGATGTAATTTTTTCTGGTGGAAAAAATAAAAAACATGCAAATAGTGCAGAAGTAAGCTTATTAATAGATAATGAAGATAGATATTTAGACTATGAAGCTGATGATGTAAAGATAACTAGAAGAATCTATAGAAATGGTGAAGGTGAATATTTAATTAATAATAAAAAATCAAGATTAAAAGATATTCATAATCTTTTCATGGATACAGGTATTGGTAAACAAGCTTATTCTATTATAGGACAAGGTAGAGTAGAAAGAATAATTGGTTCTAATCCAAAAGAAATAAGAGAAATACTTGAAGAAGCAGCTGGAACTAAAAGAGCTAAGTTAGAAAAAGATGATGCTTTAAAAAAATTATCAAATGTACAGGTTGAATTAGAAAAAATTACTTATGTAGAAAGAGAATTAGAACAAAGAGTAAAAAGATTAAAAGAAGAATCTGAAAAAGCAGGGCTATATAATAGTTTAGTCCATCAAATTAATGTCAATAAATATATGCTTTATGAATTTAATATTAACAAAATTGAAGTAGAACAAAATTTACTTATATTAGAAAAAGAAGCAAATAGTAAAAAAATTGAAAATATTCAAGAAAATCTTGAAAAAGAAAATGAAAAATTAAAGGAGACTTCAATAAAGAAAAATGAGATGATACATCTTATTGAAGTAGAAAAAAATAAATTAACATTAATATTTAATGAATTAGATGTTTTAAAAGAAGAGTTAAACTCAATATTATTAGAAAAATCAAATTATGAAGTAAAACTTGCTGAGAAGTTATTAATAAAAGATAAATTGTTAAGTGATGAGAAGATTTATGATGATAAAATAAAGGTAGAAAATAAAGAAATTAATCATTTAAATAAGGACTATATTAAGAAAAAAGATTCTATAGATAATTTAAAAGAAAAAATAGAATATTTAACGAAATTACGTAATGAAATAGAAGAAAAATTATCAATTCATGAAAAAACTATAAACGAAATTGAAATGAAAAGATATAGATTAAGAGGAGAAAACGAAGATTTAGATAGAAAAAATAAATTGACTGAAAATAATAAAATTAAATTGGAAGAAGAAAAAAATAACATCTTACTTAATTTAAAAAAGGTTAAATTGGAATTTGATGCCTTAAAGAATAGAGAGAGTAATCATGAAAAGTCTAATAAAAGTATTATAGATAAACAAAAAAAATATACAGAAGAGATTTCTATTTTAGATAAAGAAAGAAAAATTCTAAATAATGAAAGTCAAAAAATAATATTTGAAAAAGAATCTAAATTATCTAAATTCGAATCTATACAAAAAACTTTAGATGATAATGTATTTTTAAATGCTTCAAGTAAGTTTATTCTAGATAATTTTAAGGATGATAATAATGTTATTAATACAGTATCAAATCTTTTGGATATACCAGAAAAGTATCTTACAGCTATTTCGGTATTAGTAGGTTTTAGTCTAAATGATATAGTAATTAAAAGAGCAAGTGAAAGTAAAAAATATATAACTGAATTGAAAAATAAAAAGATAGGAACAATATCTTTTTTACCTTTAGATAATATCAAGACTTTTTCAAAAATCACTAAATTACCAGAAGGTGATGGTGTAATTGATTTTGCAAGAAATGTTGTGAAAATAAAAAACTCTGAATATGATAAAGTTTTAGATTTCATATTTTCAAATGCTTTAATAGTTGAAGATATAGACATAGCGAATAAATTAATAAAAAATGGATTTAGTGACAGAGTAATTACTTTAGATGGAGATCTTGTTACTGCAAGAGGTAGAATATCTGGCGGATACAAAAAAAATAAAGTAGATTTAACGTTAAGTAAAAAAGATGAATTAAGAACTATAAAAAGAGATATGGAGTTATTGGATAAAAAGAAAAAAGAAATTGACGATAAATACAAAAATATCTTAGAAAAAATTGAAGATTTTGAAGAAAAGTTAAGCAATGAAAATGAAAAAGTTAATAAATATAAGTTAGAATATAACGATATTAAATATTTAATAGATATGAAAAACAATGAAATTTCTAGTTTAGAAAGAAAAATAGATACTATAGATTATGAAATTAAAGATAGCAACTTAATTATTATTGAAAATACAAATAAAATTGATAAAAACATTCAAGAAATTGATCAATCTATTAATATTATTGAAGAAATATATAGTGAAAGAGAAAGTTTAGAATTTAAATTAGGTGAAATAGAAGATGTTGATAGACATCAAACTAAATTACATAATATGTTAGTTGAATTTGCAGTAATTAACGAAAAATTAAATAATAAAAATAAAACAAAAGATGAATTAAAACTAATGTATAATAAAATCAGAAAAGATTTAAATGAAATAGATATCTTTGAACATAATAAAGATGAATTGTTTAGTAATTTTAATGTAAATATTTTAGAAAAAAATGTTAGAATAGAAAATATTACTAAGGATAGAGATATCTTAAATGAAAGTATAAAAAATAATGAAGTTATGTTAAAGTCTATAGAGAAAAACGAAGTTGATCATTTTAACAAGATTAGTGAATTAGAAAAAGAAACTATAAAAATGATTAATATAGTTGAAAAATTATCTGAAAATATTGGTAGAAATTCAAATGAGTTAGAAAACTTAAATGAAAAGATGGAAGAATTACATGAAAGTAAAGAAAGTATACTTAATGATTTTAACTATAACAAACTTGAAGAAGATAGAGTTAGTCAGGTAAAATCAAATATAACTAGGTTAGAGAATAAAAAAGAAAATATTGGTAGTGTAAATTTAGCATCTATAGATGAATATAATTTTGAAAATGAAAGATATATGGTATTAGTTAATCAGAAACAAGATTTAGAAAATAGTTCAAATTCAATAAAAAATCTTATTTCAAATATTGAAAATGATATGATAACTAAATTTACCTATGCTTTAAATGAAATAAAAAATAATTTTAAATATATGTGTAATGAAATTTTTTATGGTGCAAAGGCAGATATAAAGTTAACAGATCCTGATAATATATTAAATACTGGTTTAGAACTAAGTGTAAAATATAAGAATAAACCTGAACAAACATTAATGTTACTTTCAGGAGG is a genomic window of Streptobacillus felis containing:
- the uvrB gene encoding excinuclease ABC subunit UvrB; translation: MEFKLHSEYKPTGDQPKAIKQVVENIKNGISDQIILGVTGSGKTFTIANIINELNKPALIMAPNKILAAQLYNEYKQFFPENAVEYFVSYYDYYQPEAYIQSTDTYIEKDSAINEEIDKLTHAATAALLNRKDVIVIASVSAIYGLGSPNSYSDRSIYIDVDLNGIERKELIKSLLSLRYERNDMILERAKFRVKGDVIDVYPIYQDTVYRFEFFDDELEKISELNTLTYKKVRDIKRLNLMPATHYLSEVDTNTLVQNIREEMNERIKYFEDRLQLVEAQRIKQRTEYDLEMIREIGYCKGMENYSRYLTGKKVGEAPYTLLDYFPEPPVVFLDESHIMVPQIGGMSNGDRSRKEMLVNHGFRLPSALDNRPLRHEEFFNKVEQVVYVSATPSDYEINESNGEIIELLVRPTGIVEPSIEIRPTKNQVDNLMDDINERVSKGERILVTTLTKKMAEELTEYYLSYGIKVKYMHSEISTIDRVEIVKGLRNGEFDVLVGINLLREGLDLPEVSLVAILEADKEGFLRSRRSLIQTMGRAARNVNGHVILYADKITKSMKEAIDEVNRRREVQLKYNDDNNIIPKNVKAHITESLLEYSDENEDKVINKIEFKSVKDLEKEIKKVETEMKKLAENFQYEYAIEKRNRLNELKKMLMEVM
- a CDS encoding deoxycytidylate deaminase; amino-acid sequence: MKRENYLSWDEYFMGIAFLSANRSKDPVTQVGACIVKDSKIVGIGYNGFPMGSSDDEIPWGKEGDFLNTKYAYVVHAELNAILNSNRDLKGSTIYVTHFPCNECAKSIIQTGISKVVFYSDKHKDKDSSIASRRMLNNAGIEIVKLELGIDELVIKFKD
- the smc gene encoding chromosome segregation protein SMC, with product MYLKALEINGFKSFSTKTVIDFTQGITSIVGPNGSGKSNILDAILWVLGEQSYKNIRASMSSDVIFSGGKNKKHANSAEVSLLIDNEDRYLDYEADDVKITRRIYRNGEGEYLINNKKSRLKDIHNLFMDTGIGKQAYSIIGQGRVERIIGSNPKEIREILEEAAGTKRAKLEKDDALKKLSNVQVELEKITYVERELEQRVKRLKEESEKAGLYNSLVHQINVNKYMLYEFNINKIEVEQNLLILEKEANSKKIENIQENLEKENEKLKETSIKKNEMIHLIEVEKNKLTLIFNELDVLKEELNSILLEKSNYEVKLAEKLLIKDKLLSDEKIYDDKIKVENKEINHLNKDYIKKKDSIDNLKEKIEYLTKLRNEIEEKLSIHEKTINEIEMKRYRLRGENEDLDRKNKLTENNKIKLEEEKNNILLNLKKVKLEFDALKNRESNHEKSNKSIIDKQKKYTEEISILDKERKILNNESQKIIFEKESKLSKFESIQKTLDDNVFLNASSKFILDNFKDDNNVINTVSNLLDIPEKYLTAISVLVGFSLNDIVIKRASESKKYITELKNKKIGTISFLPLDNIKTFSKITKLPEGDGVIDFARNVVKIKNSEYDKVLDFIFSNALIVEDIDIANKLIKNGFSDRVITLDGDLVTARGRISGGYKKNKVDLTLSKKDELRTIKRDMELLDKKKKEIDDKYKNILEKIEDFEEKLSNENEKVNKYKLEYNDIKYLIDMKNNEISSLERKIDTIDYEIKDSNLIIIENTNKIDKNIQEIDQSINIIEEIYSERESLEFKLGEIEDVDRHQTKLHNMLVEFAVINEKLNNKNKTKDELKLMYNKIRKDLNEIDIFEHNKDELFSNFNVNILEKNVRIENITKDRDILNESIKNNEVMLKSIEKNEVDHFNKISELEKETIKMINIVEKLSENIGRNSNELENLNEKMEELHESKESILNDFNYNKLEEDRVSQVKSNITRLENKKENIGSVNLASIDEYNFENERYMVLVNQKQDLENSSNSIKNLISNIENDMITKFTYALNEIKNNFKYMCNEIFYGAKADIKLTDPDNILNTGLELSVKYKNKPEQTLMLLSGGEKSMLAVSFIMAIFMFKPSPFTFFDEIEAALDEANTKKIIELLRRFIDKSQFILITHNKETMKGSDRLYGVTMNKEIGESKIVSVDI
- a CDS encoding Spx/MgsR family RNA polymerase-binding regulatory protein, whose translation is MKLICYPKCSTCQKAQKHLESKKLVFEKRHIVEEKLSMEELKEIYEKSGLDIKKMFNTSGNMYKELNLKDRLNTMTLEEKLELLSTNGMLVKRPILLFRDNVIIGYDEEKYNNI
- the xseA gene encoding exodeoxyribonuclease VII large subunit; this encodes MNKVLTVSEIGEILERTFNQLFLDAYEIEGEISNITYQNTGHLYFTLKDKNAQIKCAVFRYKDKGIIRDLKDGEKIQVKGTVSFYKPGGSVTFKVTKLQRLDLLGKLHQELEKLKLKYYEMGYFDENKKKPIPRIVKRLGVITSQTGAAIQDIINTTHNRDKYVDIFLYPVKVQGEGSKEEISNALNYFNDNQEIYNLDAIIVGRGGGSIEDLWSFNEKEVVEAIYNSKIFVVSAVGHETDTLLSDYVADLRASTPTQAAEKIIKKLEDEENTLKTFEYKINKSLENKYKVLKNEILSIKNSYIIRKFDERISEKRIILSDLEDKLIQKLEYKFEKVKNNFDNIKLKININNVYTKIEMLKNMINNEKVNLIKNMNIKIEKKKNELENLRLITSKHSNEDILKKGYTITTYKGKVVKRSIDLSKGSKIETMFLDGCVESKVE